In Antechinus flavipes isolate AdamAnt ecotype Samford, QLD, Australia chromosome 3, AdamAnt_v2, whole genome shotgun sequence, a genomic segment contains:
- the HCLS1 gene encoding hematopoietic lineage cell-specific protein isoform X1 has protein sequence MWKSVVGHDVSVSVETQGDDWDTDPDFVNDISEKEQRWGAKTIEGSGRKEHINIHQLRNKVSEEHDVLKKKEMEAGPKASHGYGGRFGVERDRMDKSALGHEYVADVEKHSSQTDAAKGFGGKYGVERDRADKSAVGFDYKGEVEKHTSQKDYSRGFGGRYGVEKDKLDKAAVGYDYKGETEKHESQRDYAKGFGGQYGVQRDRVDKSAVGFDYKGEVEKHTSQKDYSRGFGGRYGVEKDKLDKAAVGYDYKGETEKHESQRDYAKGFGGQYGVQKDRVDKSAASFSEMEAPTTAYKKTMPTEAASSGARGLKAKFESMAEENRKQAEEKQQERKLVPKKPVIPTPVPKKIPSEDRSQVESCLPSKIAPTATQKELPPVPTLPSKRAPSEDNEWPDNEEPPALPPRTPDRFQTLEEPVYEIAPETELEPEPEPEPAPEPENDYEDVMELQKSDLDGDQQNDYEDVAQQDEENADGDYEDVLDPVPSVGTAVIGSKAGSTGISAIALYDYQGEGNDEISFDPDDTITDIEMIDEGWWRGHCHGRFGLFPANYVQLLQ, from the exons CATCCACCAGCTGCGGAACAAAGTGTCAGAAGAACATGATGTCCtcaagaaaaaagagatggaagCAGGGCCCAAGGCATCCCATGGGTACGGAGGCAGGTTTGGGGTAGAAAGAGACAGAATGGATAAG AGTGCACTGGGCCATGAGTATGTTGCTGATGTGGAGAAGCACTCATCTCAGACAGATGCTGCAAaaggatttgggggaaaatatggaGTTGAGAGAGACCGGGCAGACAAG tCAGCAGTCGGGTTTGATTACAAAGGAGAAGTGGAAAAACACACATCTCAGAAAG ATTACTCCCGAGGCTTTGGTGGTCGTTATGGGGTAGAGAAGGATAAACTGGACAAGGCAGCTGTTGGCTATGACTACAAGGGGGAGACAGAAAAGCATGAGTCCCAGCGAG ATTATGCCAAAGGCTTTGGTGGTCAATATGGGGTACAGAGGGACCGAGTAGACAAG TCAGCAGTTGGATTTGATTACAAAGGAGAAGTGGAGAAACACACATCTCAGAAAG ATTACTCCCGAGGCTTTGGTGGTCGTTATGGGGTAGAGAAGGATAAACTGGACAAGGCAGCTGTTGGCTATGACTACAAAGGGGAGACAGAAAAGCATGAGTCACAGCGAG ATTATGCCAAAGGCTTTGGTGGTCAATATGGGGTACAGAAGGACCGAGTAGACAAG AGTGCAGCCAGTTTCAGTGAAATGGAAGCTCCAACTACAGCTTATAAGAAGACTATGCCCACAGAGGCTG CTTCCAGTGGGGCCCGTGGACtgaaggcaaaatttgaatccatggCAGAAGAAAACAGGAAGCAGGCAGAAGAGAAACAACAAGAACGAAAGTTGGTGCCAAAGAAACCTGTAATTCCAACTCCAGTCCCCAAGAAAATTCCCTCAGAG GATAGGTCTCAGGTGGAGAGCTGCCTGCCATCCAAGATAGCACCCACAGCAACACAGAAAGAGCTTCCTCCAGTGCCAACCCTGCCCTCAAAGAGGGCTCCCTCAGAG GACAATGAATGGCCAGATAATGAGGAGCCCCCAGCTCTGCCCCCCAGGACTCCTGATAGGTTCCAGACTCTGGAGGAACCAGTCTATGAAATAGCACCAGAAACAGAGCTAGagccagaaccagaaccagaaccagcgCCAGAGCCTGAGAATGATTATGAAGATGTCATGGAGTTGCAAAAATCAGACCTGGATGGAGATCAACAGAATGACTACGAAGATGTAGCACAACAGGATGAAGAAAATGCAGATGGTGATTATGAGGATGTCCTGGACCCTGTTCCTTCTGTTG GAACTGCTGTTATAGGATCCAAGGCTGGATCAACAGGAATCTCAGCCATTGCCTTGTATGATTACCAAGGAG AAGGCAATGATGagatatcctttgacccagatgACACTATCACTGACATCGAGATGATAGATGAGGGCTGGTGGCGGGGACATTGCCACGGTCGCTTTGGTCTCTTCCCAGCAAATTATGTCCAGCTTCTTCAGTga